Below is a genomic region from Henckelia pumila isolate YLH828 chromosome 3, ASM3356847v2, whole genome shotgun sequence.
ctattttttgctCAATAAAAATGTATgatattttaacaaaaaaataaattttattttacaaaattacaTAATGACCTACTAAAATTTTAACTctctacataaatttttttaaagaagaaaaATCATGAATTGAGACATGGATGGGGATGCCTATCAGGTAACCATACTCTATTGTCTTTTGCTTTTAAAATTTGTGGTCCCAAAAATGTGATTGGTTCCCTTAAAAaacaattataaaaattaagGCTGTCACGAATTGGTAGGAGATtttataaatgatatatattatagttTGAGGATACAATTATTTCCCCCACTTTTGTTGAGtagaaaataaaaggaaaagaaaatagttataattgatttattgtcaTTTAATAACCTTTCCACCTGAACTCCACTAGAGGACACACGAAGTTCACACTTTTCCtaaccaaaaatattatactTTCTCTTTGGACatcatttttattgtttttttcctTCTTGGATTCTTCCAATTTGATTGTTTTTTAAACTTAAATTGTTGACAACATCATTAACACCACATTAACcagtttatttaataaatattaaagttCACGGAGATTAACTCTCTCGCTTCCTTTAAAAGATACAAAACGTGAGAACATGAATGATAATACGAAAACTCATATGAGACAAACTCATTGATCTTTTATTAAATTCGATCCATgaaaatgtattatttttacGTCAAAATTATTATCTTTTATTATAAATAAGAGACGAATCAATCCGTCTCATGGATATAAATTAATTCATGAGATCGTCTTATCAACAATATATATTTCgaaaaataatttgaataaaataatcccAACATATACAATGATTTTAGAACCAATATATAAGTAAAATGTAGTGTGCTATCCGGGAAAAAAATTAATGTAGTATATATGTACTACCCCCGTTCTCAAAAGCAAAATGGAGACAAACATCCATTTCCTTTGCAAACAATTAACTATTTGTTTGCACACAATCTACGacattatgtttatgtttcctTTTCACGACACATTGTTTAATAAGAGACTAATTTAAGGTGCCTAAAGTAGATATCCATTGCGCGACTTTTATCAAACTTTTATTGGTGAATTACATGTATTTGCAATCTacttttttcaatttaaaaaaaaaaaaacaaattgcaCATATTTTCACATCTGAATAAATAAAAAGACCCCAGGGATGAAGGACACGTAGGTTATTTAACCACCATGCAAAATGAATTTTTTAAGGGAACTTAGTATTATCTTTTTTGAAAAGATGAACATACTTATGAATGTAGTTATGATTTTTTTCCCCCCAAGAAATGCTTGTCCAATATAAACATACTTTACAAGAGAGGGAACATATTTATCCAAAGTTTGAAGATTTTGATCAACTTTTATTATCTACTTTCATCAGCTACATCTTTTTCGTCGCGTGACGAATGCTCGATTTCATGATAACCATGGCTAGGGTTGCAATCAAACGCAAGTTCACTGCTTCGCTCGAACACTCAATAATTAAACAGTAAATCTCAAACCTTTTGAACTCGATCAGCTCATCAGTTAGGTTGGACGGAGTCGAGCTCGAATTCGACTAGCATTGAAAGACTGCATAAAAGAATATATAGTAGTAGTTTAGGTTGGCCAACATGGTTACGGCCAAACCATAACGAAACGAGCAGGTTGATTTGGCTGAGCCTCTCATTTGTAAACATCAATGTGACCCAACTGTCTCCATGATATGAATAATAATATGGTAAAATGTTGCTGACAATTGGGTCCAATGTTGTTCTTTCGAGGACAGAATAATATCTCTGATATAATCCCAACCCCATCAGTGAATCCAACTCAACCCACTGTCCCAACTTCACAAGATATATTTCTACATGGAGAAACCAAGAAAAAAAGGGATTTGAGAGTAGGGTATATTCTATCTTTGTTAAGTTTATGCCTTTTTTTAAGATAATTCAGGGAGTGGATTACAGCTCGGGGTTTCGAACTCAAAACATCGTCCTTTTGTTAGAATGCTGGTGTCACATGCCAAAGCTCGTGGCTAATTTATGGCGTTGAATAATCAAGAAATAGGTAGAAAAGATGATAAAATCAAGAATCTAAAAACATGTGAGTTGTGGGGGCAGCAATTGAATTGGTCCGTGTGctgaggttttttttttttttttttttttggtaatctGGTTGAATTAATATTTGGTTTGTATGTAAAATATGGAAGCAAgacatttttgaaatatttcaaaccaatatcaacccaaattattttgttaaaaaatcaaCTAGAACAATGGAGCTCGAATTTGAACTCTAATTCAAGCTCCTTAAGGTTAGAGAAACTTGAAGCtggaattaaaatataaatagagaTAGTAGTATTCAATTTATGGACAACAGTACGTTAAGCAAGCCTATAGCAGAGTTGTCTGTTTGCAGCCATAGAACAAACAAAAGAATTATATGCTTATGGTCCATTATGTTGCCTTAAACCTTGCCAACATTAATGCAAAGAGCAGAGTTTTCTCAGTTGTCTTTACCTTCAATTTTCCTAGGCCATGGCATTAAGCCAGAGGTCCCAACTCAACAAACAGCAACAGCAAATCTCTAGTCCAAGAAAACAAAACGGGCATTTCATCGAACTTCACGCGTCGTATCGACCGATGGTGAGACAATTCAGCTATAACAAATACAAGGAAGAGCCGTCAGTCCCTCTCACAAAATCTCAAGTTcaagatttgcaatattttccTAAAGAAACGAAATATACAATACCAAGTCAATAAGCCACCACTTGAGCCAATATGTACAAGTGGATTACAAACAAGAAAAATTTAACACATTCCATAAATAGCAAAGGTCATCCTTAACATGGTAAATGAGGAATGGGATTGTAGATGGTTTTTTCTTTGATTGGGAAAAGGTGAAAATGTGGTGGGAACTGTGTGAAAAAAGTAAAGAAGATCTCTATGAAATCTTCCTTTTCTGTGACTTTTTATATTCAACTTGGCATGAGTAATTGTGTTTCTATTTTGTACACAAAAGAGCCCAAAAAGAACTAAAAAGAAACTagagaaccatccatccgagtAGGCAGTCTACATACGGATTCTTCATACTGAAGATAGGTTGACCCTGCAACACAAAATTTCTCTTTAAATTCCCTCAACTCTTCACCCTTGGTTCTTCTACATCCCGACCCCTGCCTTTCAAAGttcaaaaacacaaaaattggaagcttttctttctttctttctttttttagaCATCTAGAAGCAAAGAAACATGAAACCAAGTAGCAgtaatatttctttcaatagAAATTCCATGCCTTTGATAGTATGCTGCATGGCTATCAGACTAAGCCTCTGTTTTTCTAGCCTCGAATCATCGCTAAGGGGACTACATATTCAGGGGAGTTTCAGTTTCGATGGAAATGAATTTGCAGCAAAAGATTTCGGAAACCAAATTCATTTCCTTCCTTCTGCGGTTCTACACCCAAAAAAAGTGTCCGATATCGCCACAATTATACAGCATGTCTGGCAAATGGGTTCAGGTTCTGGGCTTactattgcggcgagaggacaTGGACATTCACTTCAAGGTCAAGCACAAGCACCACAAGGAATTGTAATCAACATGGAATCACTAAGTGGGAAAGAAATGGCTGTTCATAAGGGAATATTCCCTTATGTCGATGTCTCGGCTGGCGAGCTGTGGATTAATATCTTGCATGAGTGCTTGAAACATGGATTAGCACCAAAATCTTGGACAGATTACCTGCATCTAACGGTAGGTGGTACGTTGTCAAATGCGGGAATCAGTGGACAGGCATTTCGACATGGGCCTCAAATCAGTAATGTTCACCAGCTTGAGGTTGTCACAGGTTTGtgtaacaaaaaatatattatggCATGACAGTAGATTGCTACATATAACACGAGTAGAAGTGCAGAGAGAATATTAGGTTGACAAAATCTCTGCTATATAATATGACCACTGAGACAGAAAATGGAACATATATATCTTCAAGTTTCTTATCAAATACCGTCTTTCTTCCATCAATTCTCaaacaataattaattaaatgcaGGAAAAGGAGAAGTAGTAATTTGTTCGGAAGAGCAGAATGCTGACCTCTTTCATGGAGTTCTGGGTGGCCTAGGCCAGTTTGGCATAATAACTAGAGCAAGAATCGCTCTCGAGCCAGCACCAAAGATGGTAAAAATGCTGCATCCCTTGTCAACaattattttcaatgttttcaaTGGTCGAACGTTTCACAAGATTGTAATTCAACTTGCCACAGGTGAAATGGATTAGAGTTCTATATTCAGATTTCTCCACTTTTGCCAGAGACCAGGAGTATTTAATATCTGCAGAAAACACCTTTGATTACATAGAAGGTCTTGTGATCATAAACAAGACAGGTCTAGTTAATTACTGGAGATCATCATTCAATCCCCAAGACCCAACTCTAGCCAGTCAGTTCATATCTGATGGAAAGACATTATTTTGTCTGGAATTGACCAAAAATTTTAATCCACACGAGGCTGATACAATAGACATGGTGAGATTCATGAAAAACCATTAGTTTATCATTATTTCcgttttgaaataaatattaagaTTTCTGAGAGAGAGGAATCAGTCAAACGTATCTAATATCCAAAACATTTTTGGTCTTATGCAGGAGGTTGATTCCTTGTTGTCTCAATTAAACCACATCCCTTCAACGCTCTTTATTACAGAAGTTCCATATGTAGAATTCTTGGACAGGGTCCACACAGCCGAACTGAAACTACGGTCTAAGGGAATATGGGATCTTCCACACCCATGGCTCAATCTAATTATTCCAAAAAGCCAAATAAACATCTTTGCTGATGTTGTCTTCGGCAACATTTTAACGGACACAAATAACGGACCAGTCCTCGTCTACCCAGTCAATAAATCAATGTAAAGATCTCACTCAAAAACTCACAGACAACCAACGTATAAAGCTCTTTCATGTAGTTTTGCCAATAAATCaatgataatttattttcaGGTGGGACAATAGAACTTCATTTGTACTTCCAGAGGAAGACATTTTCTACCTGGTGGCATTTCTTCCACATGCAGTTCCCTCATCCACAGAACATGACGGCTTACAATATATCCTAGGTCTAAACAAAAAGATTTTAGATTTCTGTGAGGCAGCCAACTTAGGAGTAAAGCAATATCTGCCTCATTACACGACACAGGAAGAGTGGAGAGCGCATTTTGGTCTACGGTGGGATATCTTTGTACAAAGGAAGTTAGCCTACGACCCTCTAGCAATACTTGCCCCAGGGCAGAGAATTTTTCAGAAGGACGTATCCATTTTATGACAGTCAACCTTGGTCATTTAGAAAAAAACTGCCTACAGGATGTGCAAACAGCTCAAAGGTTACAATCAATTCTCCGCAATCTAACGTGCAGACCAAGGGGTTCACCAAATTTTAGAAAAAGGTCTAGTTTATTATATTGATAGGATAATGGAAGTTCAATATTTTTTCCCCAGTTCTTGGGAATGTATAAAGGTCGCCGCTGGTTAAATTCTATTGAATTTAAAGAATTATAATCAATTATTACATAAAAATGGTATGCTGTCATATTCAATGTCAAAAGCACTGGATTGATTCTAAAACTTTAGCGCCATCATATTACTGGAAGGCAATTCTTTAAGCATCAATTTCAATGACATGATTGAAGCATTACTAGACAAATGTGAACCTGCTCAATGTTCAAATTTTTTGAATCTCATTGAAGTTTACTGAACCCAATGGCTAGGACTAACTTTCACATAAAACGGCAAAAGCTAAAGCCACCCCTCTGCTCAACGCCCTTCCTGAACCTTGAAACAACCTAATTTTAACTTCATCTAGATACATATGAAGCtggaaaatataaattatacacTATAGACAACAATTTTCAATTGTTTCAGGGAAAAACTAAAAGTACAATGCAACTCTGCATCTAGCATAGGGTAAACCTCAAACGATATCTCAACTCTACCATATCTTTCCTTTCTTCTACAATATCACAATCGCTTTTAGACATAGAACTAATTGCAACTGCTACATCTACCGGAGCACTGTATGCTCAATGACCCAAATAAAAATGTTTAAATACTGACTTAATCACCCCTATAATTTAATATGTTCTCCCGGGATTTTTCAGACGATCAGAATTGAAAAAACAAACTCAGCGTCTACTTTACACTTCCATCATCCTGTTGGCAACAGGTTATTGGGGAATCAATATAAAGTTCAATGGGATAAAACAAATGAATAGCCGATTTACATAATTTTAAGGGCCACATATGAGATATTGAGCAGTCAGAAATTTCTGCCATTCATTAAACAATGGAAATGGCATGATAGACTGACCTGTTGAGCCACTACTCAAGTAGCTCAATACCCATTCTATTTATCCACAGTACCTTTAAAATTATGAAACAAACATTTCCATCATCAAGATCCATTGTTCAATTTAATCTGCGCATAACACATATTTTTAGATCAACTcaacgcttcaagcgtttttaAGAAATGCTCAaggcatacacacacacacacacgcacatGAAGCGCCGCTTAAGTTTTGAGTACAGCAAGATTTTTTCATGAGAACATTTGTCTCGCAGAACTTCTAAATTGAACACTCGAGAAATCATTTGATGATGGAGAGCACATAATCTACAGCCACTCACATCATATTATATGATGTCATACATATAGTGGAACATAAAAAGTGAAAAAGGCATAGATTCTTCATACCATTTTTGGATGGTGGAATGTACAGACTTCAGAATTGAAGGTACATCACCAACATTTCTTTTTACCTTGATTGGAGGATTGTCACTTTCATGTAGAATATCACTGTCCGTTGCTTTTGTGGTGCCAGAATCAAACATTGTTGGTGAAATGGACTCCAATGGAAAATTCagaatctcaaaaccatgatacTCAACTCGTTTTATAATTGCCAACTTAAAAAGAGACGTAAGCAATTGATTGCACTATATCATGCAGCGGCTGGATAATTTGAGGAACAGACCCTATGCATCCttttattaaaattacactTGAAAGGCACAAAGGCTCTTACAAGTCGAGATCTCTACGTGGCATAATTTTCTTCAGTTACATTGAACCTAAAATATTGCCTTAGTGTACCTCATTTCAATATTACTGAAAAGAATATTACTCATCCACTTTTCCTCATAACTAAAGTCCCAACAGTTCGTGAGTAGAGGTTCCACGAAATGCTTCTTGCACACTATTTACAGAGTACCAGCGACAAGAATAGCAAAAGATCAAATGAGTAATGGTCGTCTTTATGTTCTCACAGCAGATTTATGTCAGGTCCGGAAGCTCTTGTCACAGTTTCATCTTAAAATTACTAAAAAGGCTTAGAATCATACCACGATTTCTCGCCAAATCAAATTCTTTCTATTGCAGATAAGGAGAATTTTGCCTCAAGCTAAAAGTTCATCTAGCACTTCAGTTTTCAATTCTTGTCAATTAGTTAAAGGAAGCCTGCATGCACTTTACACAAACAAGAAAAGAACGCAACAAATCCCTGCATAAATTTTTATGCATCTAGAAAGCTAAAGATATATAGCAAAAGACCTAAACTGAATCTAGAATTAACAGCACGCCAGAAAATTGGATTATCACGGCACTGATTTCACCGAATACCTGTAGACAGTTTGGTATTTAACAATTTGTATCTTGTGGCTAAGGAAGGAAGTTCCGGTGGCAAAAGATAGTAAAGGTTAATTTTGTTTCCTGACTGCAGTTTCGCTATAGCTGATTGGTGGAATGGATTTCATTCAGATGTGTAGCGGTCCATTTCATAACTTCCAACTGGAAATTACAAACTTGTTATGAGTAAGAAACATGCCAAGCATGAGAACCACAAAAAAAGCTCCAGAAGTCCTCACCAAAAGTAGAGTTAGGACATAATGTATGTCCAAGTCCTCAATGTCCAAAAACAAGTATCAAGTTCTAGGGTTCCACGTACTAGGACAACAAACAACTATTATCCTCCTTGAGCATCAAATTCAGAACCAATTCAACCAAGGTCAGAATCCTAACCACAGATCCAACTCAGAATCCAAGGACAACTTTCAAGGAGCAACCacaaaacaagctccagaagacGTGATTCAGGAACAGCCAATTGCCTTTGTTGAGTAGTTATGTGAACCAACGTGCAGGATGTGAGAGATAGTTTGGTTTCTTATCTAAAGCTAACAGGACGCAAAATTTTTTATTCCCAGCTCCTTAACCTACATCTTCCTCCattacaattaataattaactGTAGAAACACCTATAATTTGAGAAGAAGGAAAACTTTCTATGAGGATATGACCAGAGAAGCATATTTTGCTTCAGAGGAAATAAccagtaaaaatattttgatggtgTCCTGGAGATCGAGAATTCAGAACATGAAAAAGTAGTTATTCCAAGGCAGTTATCAAACAGAAGCCAATAACAACAAAGATCGAGTTTTGAACCCCCTTCACAGTCGATCAAGTAGGATCTTCACCTTCCTGCAGCAAAGTATCCAGTTATTTTTGGTCTTTCGAGAACCACAGCTAAGAGATGTCCGAAAGACATTGCAATTCGCTGTTTACTCCCACACACAGGAAATAATGAACATAGGAAATAACGAAGTGTCTCAAAAGCATACTCCTGGAACATAAAGAAGCCAAGATATGGATACCACCATACCTTTGGAAGGATAGAGGTCAAGGGAGAAGGAGATGTATAAATTTACTCAAAAACACTCAGCGGCAAAACCAGAGTAGAAATAACAGAATTTTATTCAGATAGTTTGACATGAAATGAGAACAATGAACCATCAGAGAATGTGCAaactaaaagaaataaaaaaaaaacataacttcAAATTCCAGTTCTCACAAATTAGGAAATTAAAGCTCTACATCGGTCACAATTCAAGCTATTTGTCTAAACTTTGAGTCAGTTTATGCACTCTCTGAAGAGGTCTCATTTCAAAACTGAGATCGGAGTGGTTAAGTAACTTAAAATGCACCAGGTTGTTATTAGTTGAGAGTTCTTTGGATATTACAGGCTATTGTGACACAGATTGAGTTATTTGTCTAGTGACTAGAAGATCTTTAACTCACTATTGCATTAAATTGCTTAACTCGCTGGTAAGTGGTATCCTGGAGAACAAAGAAACAGAGTAGAGTTTCTGCTGAAGCCGAATAATGAGCAATGGCCGCAACAACTTGTGAGATCATCTGGATAAGAGGCATACTAAAGGACATGTGAGTTGAGTTCAAAGACGCTGCTGCACTCTTGTATTGCGAGTTGCGACAACGAAGCTGCTATACAAATTGCTGCAAACCCAATGTTATCTAATCAGACAAAGGATCAAGATTTGTTCTTTACTTTCTCTTCAGTATAATACAAGTACTCCAAACTTTACAACCGTAATTCACCTTGATGTGAATGAGATGGAGAAAAAGATTCAGAGACATTGCAATAAAGTTTCTTTCTCCACATTGATGATAATAAAAGCACAATAAGAAGCACAATCCGAACAAATTAAAGAAGAAACAGTGATTCATCTACATGTGCGTAGAAAAAAAACAAGGAGATAGTAATGgcccaaaataataataatttttgctTGTTAAATATTAAAATGGTGTATGATTCAATTGCACGCTACAAATCAGCAAACGGCCAGGGAAACTAGAACGCATGGCTATATTGAAAGTACATGCATTGTGCAGTCGAATTTCGAAGAGGGAATTGTGCGAGCGAGCAGGAACCCTATGAAAATGGAGGGGAATCTGAATCGCTGTTCCATTAGAGCGACGGGAGTGATAGAAGCAACGCAACAGGGGAAGTTATAACTTTAGGCAATGGAACCACACGTGTGCCGGTGATACAAGTCGGGGTCGGTTTAGAGTTTGAGATAGCTTTTTAAAAGcattttttagatttttcgttaataaaaaattaaaattaaattttgttaataaaaaatgGAGAATTGATCTTTATAAGCTAttttaaacactaacttagacTACTGTTTTAGTTTGGGATTAGCATAAATTTTTTGTGAGATGAAGATCACTTATTTATTtccaatcataaaaaaataatactatttTTCGTTCTCGTGTAgaaattggattttttttttcatgaaaaGTATATagattttatatgtttttaatttaaatCAAGATTATATTTCTACTCATAAAAAAGGATATATAATGACTAATTTTCATCTGTAAATATATTATACTTTATTCTGCTATTACTGTTTTTTCATAATATTGTTATCTTTAAGAGTGAAAATTTAAtactgttaaaaaaaaaaaggagagagagagagagaaaatttaataataaaataataatttaaacatGAAATTAGAGAAGTTTTGCTCTTGGATATTCTGGAAAAGTATCTAGGAAAATATATATTAGGAGTTTGTAAGGAAAATATATATTAGGAGTTTGTaaggaaaatataatatatgtttatattttgttGTAACATATACATATTGATTTTACTATATGTATCATGTAGTACAAGGAATTTATtaggctttcttcttcttttttttgacGGTCTCTTTATTAAGCTAGTGATATTGAAacgttttaaaattattttaacaaTGTGTGaggtatttaaaatttttaaatatggtTAATTTTGTAATTAAAACTTGATACAATAATATGACATTTTTAGAAACGACaaaaattgaatttaaatattgatttAATAGAAGACAAAATGATGATATACTTTACAATAACATATGTAAATTTAATTGTATTTTCGAAGAACATAAATATATTGATAATCAAGTATAACATCTAAAATCAATCACATCGTCTTCTATccaaacatcatcccaatattgTTGTAGTAATCCAACTCGAGTAGCCTTACGATGCTAAGCTCTTTTCAAACGAATAAAATAATGAGATTGCGTTCGgattgaaatatttgaattcgagtttgaaaaaaaaaaattgaaatgacACATTGATATGAATTTGAAattatacataaaaaaatatataataactgactcaaaaaaatataataataattaaatgtgGATTTCAAATCATTGGCAAATGGATTTAACCAAACAAATAGATGGACTTGTTGTCATGATTCGAAAGTTTCAAATCCATCGATCCAAACGCAATCCGAAAGAAATTTTAACACAATCCGAAAGAACTTTAAAGTGACAGAAAGCAAGAATCCCTCACCAGTTCCCTTTCCTTGTCTGTGTAGATTTGCACTCAACTTGGATCATCTACTCAAAATTTAACTCACATAtcttttgaaaagaaaaaaaaattactttcttCTTCAAGCTCGATCCGGTCCAGATGGCAACGGTTCATAGCCATCATGATGATGCACGGCTATTCCGGTACTCTTAGGCATTGAAACAGGGATGCATTTGAGAACAATGGCAACAAGCAAACTTCCTGCTCCTAACCCAATGCTCACAATCCATAATTCTCGCCCCAACGGTATGGTATCGGCGAAAGTACCCAAGAATTCAACTATTATAACTTGGAACGTCACTGTGGATGCCAAAATAAGCATGAACATCCCGCTGCTGAGCATGCCCCTGAGTACGTTTATCTTCTCCATGTCGCGGCTGTTGATTTCATTGAATATCTAGATTTGTTTTGGGAAAACAGTATCAAATTAGCACAAACATTAGATGTCTAAACAATTTAAAATGAAAAATGTATAGTTGTGGTTGATGGGGAGATTCTTTAATCTTATCGCCATGGACTCGGTCCCCATTCCAAGCAAGTAGTTCAGAAACTGTCAGCAAAGTTATGTTAAGCGTGAAACTTGCATTTATTCATAGTCGAGGCCTCGAGGGAGGCAATATTTTTCTACTTGTCGTGCTGTTGTGTCCGAGTCAGATTCTTGGTTAATGGTATAAAAGTCTCATATTGTAGAGGCTATACCTGGCAAAAAACAAAGGTGTTGAAGATCAGAGTGTTAAGAGTTGCATCTGAATCTTGATCATtgagtttgaagatccttttcCCATTAAACAAGAGAACCCCGAGCACAACCAACTGATAAAAACTCTGACCAATTATATTTCTCCACATAACTTTTGTTATCAAATTCACGTTCCTTCCCACAGGTGATCTTGTCATCAATCCGTCATGTGGGGGTTCTGTGGCAAGTGCTAATGCACCAAGTGTATCCATTATCATGTTTACCCAAAGCAACTGCACAGCAGTAAGTGGTGCAGAACCTGCAGTAATGTAAGGTCTCTGTCGATATTTAGATACCGTATAAGATTGCGAGATAAAATAAGGCCATTCCAAGAATGATTCTTGAACGAATTATACCTGTGATACATGCTGAAGTAAAATTTGTCATGAGAGCCACGACGTTTACTGTGAGTTGGAACTGGataaatttttggatgttgatGTATACCGCCCGGCCCCATTTTGCTACATTCAAAATGGTTGTGAAATTGTCGTCCATTATCACCACGTCAGCACTTTCTTTAGCAACCTGAGGATGTTAAAAAGCTCTCGTTATTGAGGATACAGAGCAAAGACAAAATTTGTTAGggaaaagttgagaagtgcttcctagaagctctcctAAACACTACCGTAATCTTGATCTTATTGGTGCAAATGGGTCAAGATTTTCATGGTTTCAGGTTCATATTCACATAAAAATTATCGAGCTTGAGCTTCAGAATGATATCATTTTCTTTAGAAACCGGAAGATGATGCAGAAGTTTCCTTTATA
It encodes:
- the LOC140887303 gene encoding cytokinin dehydrogenase 9-like, with the protein product MKPSSSNISFNRNSMPLIVCCMAIRLSLCFSSLESSLRGLHIQGSFSFDGNEFAAKDFGNQIHFLPSAVLHPKKVSDIATIIQHVWQMGSGSGLTIAARGHGHSLQGQAQAPQGIVINMESLSGKEMAVHKGIFPYVDVSAGELWINILHECLKHGLAPKSWTDYLHLTVGGTLSNAGISGQAFRHGPQISNVHQLEVVTGKGEVVICSEEQNADLFHGVLGGLGQFGIITRARIALEPAPKMVKWIRVLYSDFSTFARDQEYLISAENTFDYIEGLVIINKTGLVNYWRSSFNPQDPTLASQFISDGKTLFCLELTKNFNPHEADTIDMEVDSLLSQLNHIPSTLFITEVPYVEFLDRVHTAELKLRSKGIWDLPHPWLNLIIPKSQINIFADVVFGNILTDTNNGPVLVYPVNKSMWDNRTSFVLPEEDIFYLVAFLPHAVPSSTEHDGLQYILGLNKKILDFCEAANLGVKQYLPHYTTQEEWRAHFGLRWDIFVQRKLAYDPLAILAPGQRIFQKDVSIL